Part of the Paenibacillus sp. YPG26 genome, ACTGCGAGAACAACCAGTGATCCACATCGGCTGCCAGAATTCCGTTGCGACCAAGCATAATCGTGATGATCTCTCTCCATTCATCCGAGAAGTAGCTCACATCATGTGGAATGAAGCGGAGTCTCTTATCCGATTCCTGAACGCCTTCGCTGAACATCTTAGACAAGCCTACAGCCGGAAAAGTCACGGTATCTCCAAGCTTGGAGTCCGTCTTGTAGTTCGCATCCAGAAAGCCTCCGGGAAGCTCCTGCTTCTCCAGAATGACAGCGGCTGCGCCGTCAGAGAAATTCGGATAGACGATGGTATCATCCTTACGGGCAATATTGCTGACATGTACACTGCCTACAATTAGCGCACGCTTGATGAAGCGGTTCCCCGAAAGGTACTGCCGCACCTGATCCATCGCGGTAAGCATGCCGATACAGTTCGTATTCAGGTCATAGACGATATGTGCGTTAACCGCTCCAATCTCTCTGTGAATCAGCAAGGCATTGCTCGGATAGGTATATTCCGGTGTGTCGGAGACGAACACCACCATATCCAATTCTTCCGCCGCTACCTTGGATTCAGCAAGGAGCTTCTTCGCCGCCTGTACGCCCATAGTTAGTGAATTCTCATTCTCGGTGCTCACCAGGTATCTGGTCTTTCTCCCAAGATGATTCATAAGACCTTCCGATTCCAGGCCCAGCTTGTTGAAATGCTCTACGAAATAAGCGTTGTCATAGGCTGTTGATGGATGGTAGGTTGCAATTCCTTTGATGTGAATCTGTTGCACGTAATGGACCTCCTTGTATAGTAGGTCTCTCCTTATTGAAGCCAGACAAAAGGCCTACTCCTGAGAGCAGACCTGAGGTAATCACCCTAGTATTCATCCCCCGCTGGTAACCGGCTGTCTTAGCATTATGCCTTAGACCCTTGGCTTTGCGTCCTTGCTTTTCAGCAAGTTTGCCTTTTTCAAGTTAGAGAGCTATTAGACCTGTTTTGCTATTCTATTATAGTTCTATTTTCCTGCTATGTAAATAAAATCCTCGTATTTTCCGTAAATTTTTTCCTATTACATTCTACTAATCTCCTGGCCTGCCGTAAAAGTGTAAAAGCCCCCTCTTTCGGGGTATTATTATAGATGTGTGAACTATGAATGGACTGGAGTGATTCAAGGTGGAACTAAGCCATAAGAATGCCCTGATAACAGGTGCCGGAAAAGGAATAGGGCGTGCTGTAGCCATAGCCTTGGCCAAAGAGGGTGTGAATCTCGGATTGATCGCGAGAACCGAATCGGACCTGACAGATCTTGCAGGGGAGCTGCAGAAGGAATATGGAATCAAAGTGAGCATTGCCCCTGCGGATATATCCAATCCCGCCGAAGCCGAAGCTTCCGCAGCCAAGATCAAGCAGGAGCTTGGCTCCGTGGATATCCTGATCAACAATGCGGGGATCGCCAAATTCGGAACCCTGCTTGAGATGGATCCCGAGGAATGGAAGAGAATTCTTGATGTGAACGTAATGGGGACTTACAACGTCACCCGTGCCGTCCTGCCTGATCTGGTCGCCCAGAACAAGGGTGACATCATTAATGTAGCCTCTACAGCTGGTGAGCGCGGCTTCGCAACAGGATCGGCCTACTGCGCCTCCAAATTCGCCCTCATGGGCATGACCGAGTCACTGGCACAGGAAGTCCGCAAGCATAACATCCGCGTTACGGCTCTGACGCCGAGCACGGTCAATACGGACCTTGCCACAAATGCCGGACTCAAGATCGGTGATGAGGACCGGATGATGCAGCCTGAGGATGTGGCCGAGCTTGTTCTGGCCGCGCTGAAGCTTCCTGCACGGGTGTTCCTGAAGACCGCTGGCATCTGGACGACGAATCCGCAGTAAATGAGAAAAAGAGCCGCAGATTAGCGGCTCTTTTTCTCATTTACTGTATCCTATGATGAGCTGTTAAGCTCTCTCACGGTTGTTCACACCCGCGAGAAATTTAAGACTGTACAGCGCGCACAGGCCGACAATCACGTATACCAGCCTGGACAAGCCGCTGTCCGCTCCGCCAAAGATTGCGGCGACCAGATCGTATTTGAACAAGCCGACAAGCAGCCAGTTAAGTCCGCCAACGATTAGCAGCACCAGGGCAACCGTATCTAATGTTTTCATATTCTTGACCTCCATCCTGTCCGATTTGCAAAGCAAGTATCTTCATGTAATATCTTTACCCTACTGGAAAATTATTAAACCTGCTCTACAATCTATTTAGGAAGGGAGTTAAGTTAATGACCACGCCCACAGCCGTCCCCTATCTGCTTGGTGATGACGGCATTATTCCTAACAACCCGGATCTGCCCGTCCTCGTGTATCCCGAGGTGTTCAAGCATCATCCTCATAAGACCGAGGCCATCTTCAATTCGCATGGCTGGCTGAACAGCTGGACGAATGGCGTGTTCAGTTACCACCACTATCACAGCAACTGCCACGAGGTGCTTGGGGTGATCCGCGGTACCGTCCTGCTTCAGCTCGGTGGCGAACAAGGGCAGCAGATCCGGTTAAATACCGGGGATGTCGCTCTGCTTCCAGCCGGAACCGGGCATAAGAAGCTCTCCGCAAGCCCGGACTTTCAGATTGTGGGCGCTTATCCAGGCGGAATGGAGTATAACACCCGCCGGGGAACAGCAGAGGACCGGCAGAAGGCTCTCGCCGAGATTCCGGAGGTACCGATCCCCGACACCGACCCCGTCAATGGGAAGGCCGGGCCTGTACATACGCTATGGAGGAGAGGAACCTTGCGCGGTTAGCGGATTATACCTGGTGAGTATTTGACCGGGACAAGCGGGTTGCCGAAGGATGTAGCACATTGAGTAGGACCATATCCGAACAGGATAAGCGATAAGGACAATGCTCTTCCCGGAGCCGTTCGAGCGTGAACCGAACTCATAACGCATAAGACAGGGCCGCCCCTTGCGGAGCGGCCCTGCCTCTTCATTTTTTATGGCACATATTGCTGTACGATCTTGGTTACCTGGCCGTTCTTAATCGTAATATGATAAGGAAATGCCTGCACGTCTAACAGCTTGGTATTGCGGAAGATAGACTGGAATTTCTTAAGCGATACATGCTCATTCCACTTGATATCCATGTCCTCAAGCTTGCCAGTACGGTCGTAGATCTGCATCATGACCTTCGCGCCAGCCGCGACCTGGTAGTTAACCGTGCGATTGCTGTCATTCGTAATGTAATAACCGTCCAGAGCTCCCCCAATCTCCTTGTAAGCCTCGGGCTCGCGCTCCTTGAACTTCACATCCGCATCCTTCCCCATATACCAGCCGATCGGGTCCACGGTAATGCGCAACTTGCCATCCACACTCTTCATTTGCTTAATGTATACGGTCCTCGTCTGCGTCTTGACTGCGTTTTTAGTCGTTGTTCCTGCCGCTGTTGCTGCACCTGACGTACTAAATACGGTAAATACGGCTAGACTGAATAAAGTTAGTATTAATGCTGCTCTTCTCTTCACCATGCATCCCTGCCTGTTTCATAATTGGTATACCATTCAATAACCATTTCAGCGCTCTTCAAACGCTGTTCTGTCTTATCTTTAATTATATATGTGCGATTCCGGAAATAGATCACAATATCGTTACAGAGATACGC contains:
- a CDS encoding ketoacyl-ACP synthase III gives rise to the protein MQQIHIKGIATYHPSTAYDNAYFVEHFNKLGLESEGLMNHLGRKTRYLVSTENENSLTMGVQAAKKLLAESKVAAEELDMVVFVSDTPEYTYPSNALLIHREIGAVNAHIVYDLNTNCIGMLTAMDQVRQYLSGNRFIKRALIVGSVHVSNIARKDDTIVYPNFSDGAAAVILEKQELPGGFLDANYKTDSKLGDTVTFPAVGLSKMFSEGVQESDKRLRFIPHDVSYFSDEWREIITIMLGRNGILAADVDHWLFSQFSRPEIEETLEKMHVGLDKYTFVGEKYGYTGVTSPIFALEEALESGKISPGDKVVFCSVGIGYTMSALLYQF
- a CDS encoding 3-ketoacyl-ACP reductase, which codes for MELSHKNALITGAGKGIGRAVAIALAKEGVNLGLIARTESDLTDLAGELQKEYGIKVSIAPADISNPAEAEASAAKIKQELGSVDILINNAGIAKFGTLLEMDPEEWKRILDVNVMGTYNVTRAVLPDLVAQNKGDIINVASTAGERGFATGSAYCASKFALMGMTESLAQEVRKHNIRVTALTPSTVNTDLATNAGLKIGDEDRMMQPEDVAELVLAALKLPARVFLKTAGIWTTNPQ
- a CDS encoding DUF378 domain-containing protein translates to MKTLDTVALVLLIVGGLNWLLVGLFKYDLVAAIFGGADSGLSRLVYVIVGLCALYSLKFLAGVNNRERA
- a CDS encoding cupin domain-containing protein — encoded protein: MTTPTAVPYLLGDDGIIPNNPDLPVLVYPEVFKHHPHKTEAIFNSHGWLNSWTNGVFSYHHYHSNCHEVLGVIRGTVLLQLGGEQGQQIRLNTGDVALLPAGTGHKKLSASPDFQIVGAYPGGMEYNTRRGTAEDRQKALAEIPEVPIPDTDPVNGKAGPVHTLWRRGTLRG